A single genomic interval of Malania oleifera isolate guangnan ecotype guangnan chromosome 13, ASM2987363v1, whole genome shotgun sequence harbors:
- the LOC131146776 gene encoding protein NEN1-like codes for MDSGTELPAIAFFDLETTDPRGHREVRIVEFGAVVLCARTLEKIDSYHTLVRPSDHFLQSFSDRDNDITRNALRSAPSFRDIAHRVFDLLHGRTWAGHNILKFDCRLIMDAFEDIGWEPPTPSGTIDTLQLLRPKFGRRAGDMRMATLARYFGLGEQTHRSLDDVEMNIKIFKKCATILLMESSSGYTGFLEPKEVSEDAIHARVSGRNYEIMHGDEKLQLYCAELRVRFGISQRYANRDGQPRLNFVVDVSAILCGVFDSCEEVASRSFIESRSKSKWWPLVKRDYDFPTVRLAIVTEPYSDKVSTEIYEKHSCYGHIERVGTHRSDADELLDKLLTPGTLIDACLSLDPYDYGQNAGVRLTLKKLIIYSD; via the exons ATGGACTCGGGAACAGAACTCCCGGCGATTGCGTTCTTCGACCTGGAAACGACGGATCCGAGGGGGCATCGGGAAGTGAGAATCGTGGAGTTCGGAGCGGTGGTGCTGTGCGCCAGGACGCTAGAGAAGATCGACAGCTATCATACGCTGGTGCGACCCTCCGACCACTTCCTCCAGTCCTTCTCTGATCGCGATAACGACATCACACGAAATGCTCTCAGGTCTGCTCCCTCCTTCCGCGACATCGCCCACAGGGTTTTCGATCTTCTCCACG GGAGGACGTGGGCGGGGCATAACATATTGAAGTTTGATTGTCGATTGATAATGGATGCTTTTGAGGACATCGGATGGGAGCCTCCGACGCCCAGCGGCACCATTGATACTCTGCAGCTGTTGAGACCCAAGTTTGGGAGGAGAGCTGGGGACATGAGG ATGGCCACTCTCGCGAGGTACTTTGGACTAGGAGAGCAAACACACAG GAGCTTAGATGATGTTGAGATGAACATaaagattttcaagaagtgtgcaaCTATTTTGCTTATG GAGTCGAGCAGCGGGTACACAGGGTTTTTAGAGCCCAAGGAGGTGAGTGAGGATGCCATCCATGCGCGCGTAAGCGGGAGGAACTATGAAATAATGCACGGGGACGAAAAGCTGCAGCTGTACTGCGCAGAACTGAGAGTGAGGTTCGGAATAAGTCAGAGGTACGCCAATCGGGATGGGCAGCCGCGGTTGAATTTCGTGGTGGACGTGTCGGCCATCCTGTGCGGGGTCTTCGACTCTTGTGAGGAAGTTGCTTCCCGGAGCTTTATAGAATCCCGCAGCAAATCCAAGTGGTGGCCTCTTGTCAAACGAGACTATGACTTCCCCACCGTCAGATTGGc GATAGTTACAGAGCCATATTCTGATAAGGTTTCGACAGAGATATATGAGAAACATTCATGTTATGGCCATATAGAGAGGGTTGGAACTCATAGATCTGATGCGGATGAGCTTCTTGATAAGTTGTTAACCCCTGGAACTTTAATAGATGCATGCCTTTCTTTGGATCCCTATGACTATGGCCAGAATGCTGGCGTTCGATTAACTCTAAAGAAGTTAATCATCTACTCCGACTAA